Proteins encoded by one window of Antechinus flavipes isolate AdamAnt ecotype Samford, QLD, Australia chromosome 4, AdamAnt_v2, whole genome shotgun sequence:
- the ASCL5 gene encoding achaete-scute homolog 5, which yields MNNNFCRALVDRRSVTSPSCMQLGIVAPPGHSHLPPTESLMSMPFLLYPSNVEPAYYDTYGGVFPYVPFHSPFGVYDYPFEPAFIQKRNERERQRVKCVNEGYARLRGHLPGALAEKRLSKVETLRAAIRYIKYLQDLLSTAPEGTASTTGSSVLGGGPAPKPPPGPLTDCTSDGESKASSSLVPESSSSSYFSSSPFCESEESSH from the coding sequence ATGAACAATAATTTCTGCCGGGCCTTAGTGGACCGCAGGTCCGTGACTTCCCccagctgtatgcagctggggaTTGTGGCCCCTCCTGGGCATTCCCACCTTCCCCCCACAGAGTCCTTGATGAGCATGCCTTTCCTGCTCTATCCCAGCAACGTGGAGCCAGCCTATTATGACACATATGGTGGGGTCTTCCCCTACGTCCCGTTCCACAGTCCCTTTGGAGTCTATGACTACCCATTTGAGCCAGCCTTCATCCAGAAACGTAacgagagggagaggcagagggtGAAATGTGTCAACGAGGGCTACGCCCGACTCCGGGGGCACCTTCCGGGGGCACTAGCGGAGAAGAGACTCAGCAAAGTGGAGACCCTTCGAGCTGCCATCCGGTACATCAAATACTTGCAAGACCTGCTTAGCACAGCACCAGAGGGCACAGCTTCCACCACTGGGAGTAGTGTCCTGGGTGGAGGACCAGCTCCCAAGCCTCCCCCTGGCCCTCTGACGGACTGCACCAGTGATGGCGAATCTAAAGCCTCTTCTTCCCTGGTCCCAgagtcttcctcttcctcctacttCTCCTCATCCCCCTTCTGTGAATCAGAGGAATCCAGCCACTGa